In Armatimonadota bacterium, the sequence GGGGCCAGTGGGCGTGCCGGAGCTGGTGCGCAACATCATCGTCGTCGGCGCCGACGAGCGCCTCTCCCCGGCGGAGGTGCGCGCGCGCCACGCGGCCATCCGTCACCGCATCCGCCTGGCGGACTTCGATGCGGTCGTCGAAGACCTGTACACGCAGCCGATCCGGACCGAAGACGTCCCGACGCTGACCGACAACTACGCACCGGTGGACGCGTTGATCAACAGCCGTTAGCCGGCTCGCCCGACACGGGAGGAGGTCATGGAAGCGTCCTCGCAGATCCCCGGTGTTCCGGTCGGCGCGGAGTACGCGGGATTCTGGAGGCGGCTGGCGGCCCTTTTGATCGACGGGGTGGTCGTGGGGCTTGCCGGCGGTGTGGTGCTGCGCTCGCTCGGGCTGCAGACCGACGATCCGCTGGGGGCAGGCAACCTGGCCGCGATCGTGATCGGATGGCTGTACTTCGCGCTGCTGGAGAGTTCGCCGGCGCAGGCCACCGTCGGCAAGATGGTCCTGGGGATCGTCGTGACGGACCTCGCTCACAACCGGATCTCGTTCGCGCGCGCCACCGGGCGGCACTTCGGCAAGATCCTGTCGGCGGTGATCCTGTTCATCGGATTCCTCATGGCAGCCTTCACCGAACGCAAGCAGGCGCTGCACGACATCGTGGCCGGCTGTCTGGTGATGCGCAGGGCCTAGCGGTCGATGACCTCGCAGATCGTCAAACTCTACGTCGGCGACGTCGTCCGCACGCGCAAGCCGCACCCGTGCGGGGGCGACGTGTGGGTGGTCGAGCGGCTGGGCGCCGACGTCGGCATCCGCTGCCGGACGTGCGGGCGCTTTGCGCTGATGGAGCGGGTGAAGTTCGAGCGGCGCATCCGACAGTTCCTGCAGCGGGGTCCGGACCGTCCGGAACCGCAGATGCCCGATCCCGGCGATCGCGCCCCGACCAGCGAATCCCCTAAGCCACAGCCCCGCGCGCGAAGTGGCACACTCGAGCCCAGCCCGGCAGACCGCCGTCCGCGGCGCCGGATCGTCAAGAGGGCGAAGGGGACGCGCTGATCCCGTGGCGCTTTCGGTCGGCATCGTCGGATTGCCCAACGCCGGGAAGTCGACGTTGTTCCGGGTGCTCACACAAGCGGCGGCGGCGGTCGCACCCTATCCGTTCACGACGGTCGACCCGAACATCGGCGTCGTGCCGGTGCCGGACGAGCGGCTGGCCGTGATCGCGCGCCTTGTCGGGGCCGAGCGGATCGTCCCGGCGACGGTGCGCGTCGTCGACATCGCCGGACTCGTCCGCGACGCGCACACAGGCCAGGGATTGGGAAACCGTTTCCTCGCCCACATCCGCGACGTCGCCGCGATCCTGCACGTGGTGCGGGCCTTCGAAGACCCCGAGGTCACGCACGTCGAAGGCGGCGTCGATCCGCTGCGGGACATCGACATCGTCGAGACGGAGCTGCTGGCAGCCGACCTCGAGACGATCCAGCAACGGGCGGAGCGCATCGCCGCGCGGGCGCGGATCAAGGACGCGGACGCAACCGCGGAGTGGGAGGCGCTGCGGGTGGCGGCGGACCACGTGGGCAGGGGCGAGCCGGCGCGCACCCTTCCCGGCGACCTGCGCGCCAGACTGCGCGACCTCCGGTTGTTGACCGAAAAGCCCGTTGCGTTCGTCGTCAATACCCAAGAGGGCGCCGACGGCGGCCACGTGGAGGCGGTGGCGGCGCATGCCCGGCGGACAGGCAGCGCGGTGATCCCCGCCAGCCTCCGCGTGGAAGCCGAACTGCTCGAACTTCCGGAGGAGGAGGCACGCGCGTACCGACTAGCGGCCGGACTCGGCGAGGACGTGGTGCAGCGGGTGGCGCGGGCCGCCTACGAGCTGTTGGACCTGGTGACGTTCTTCTCGACCGAGAGCCGCGAGGTCCGCGCCTGGCCGCTGCCGCGCGGCACGAGGGCGCAGCGCGCGGCCGGTGAGATCCACAGCGACATGGAGCGGGGCTTCGTGCGCGCCGAGGTCGTCGCCTTCGACGACTTGCGCTACGCGGGTTCCCTCGCGGCCGCCCGGGAGCAAGGCAAGGTGCGGCTGGAGGGCCGCGACTACCCCATCCGAGACGGCGACATCGTAACCTTCCGATTCACCCGCTGATCGGCCCCACGGTTCGGGAACTGCGGCGGGTCGCGCTGCGTAGGGAGCGTGGCACGGGAGTTGCACACGAAAAACACCGTGGAACACGTTCCTCATGGTGAGACGTTTTATTCGAGGGAGGCCCCCACAGGCTACCGTGTAATCCCCGGAGGGAGTTGGATGGCACTACCCGATCGCATCCCCGACCCGTTCGCGCCCTCGATCGCCGATGTGGAGCGGCGGATCGCAGAACTCAACGAGCAGCGCCGCCGCATCTGGCGTGCCAGCATGCCGGACACCGGCGCCGGCGAGACGGGCCGTCGGACGTTGGCGGAGATCGAAGCGGAACTGGAGTTCCTCTACCAGACCAAGCGACAGCTGCTGGCGCGCAAGGATGCCCCCGCCGGCGCGCCCTCGTCGCGCCGCAGGTCCAAGACCGCTCCAGCGCCGCCCGCCGGGCTGTTCGCTGACGAATGACCCCGCCGCTGGGCGGTTTGGCGGCCCCGGCGCCATCTGCTACAATCAGTGCGCTGTTCGTGGCCTGAAACCGAATCGGACGCTCCTTCCCGCCTCCCTTCGGGGGAGGCCTGGGAAATGCCCTGTCCGGGGGAGGGAGACGATGCGCAAGCCGTACGAGATCGTATTCATCCTGCGGCCGGACCTGGACGATGCACAGGTGCAGGCCGCCACGGAGCGCGTGGCCGCGCGCATCGCTGAGCGCGGCGGCGAGGTGCAGTCGATCGAGCCCTGGGGCAAGCGGCGCCTCGCGTACGCAATCGCCAAGCACCGCGAAGGGTACTACGTTTTCATCCGCTTCTCGCTGGAGCCCCAAAACGTCCAGGACCTAAAGCAGGCGGTGTCGATGTCCGAGGAGGTGATCCGTTTCCTGCTGGCCGAGGCGGTTCCGGTGCGGGTACCGCCGGCCGCGGCCGCCGTGCCGGCGCCAGAACCGGTCGCGAGCGCAGAGGACGCGCCTCAGCCCGTTCACTCTGGGGGAGGTGAGGGGTAGATGCTGAACAAGGTGATCCTGATCGGGCGGCTGACGCGCGACCCTGAACTGCGCTACCTGCCCAGCGGCCAGCCGGTCGCGACGTTCACGCTGGCGGTGGATCGGCCGTTCGTCAACCAGCAGGGTGAGCGCAAGGCGGACTTCATCCCGATCGTGGCCTGGCGCAAGCTGGCCGAGCAGACGTCCCAGCACCTGTCCAAGGGCCGCCTGGTGGCGGTGGACGGCAGGCTACAGATCCGGGACTACGAGACCCAGGACGGGCAGAAGCGCCGTCAGGCCGAGGTCGTGGCCGAAAACATCCGCTTCCTCGACCGCAGGGCCGACGCCTCCACCGAAGTCGCCGCGGCCGACTTCGAGCCCTCGGCCGAGCCCGAGGAGGAAGACGTACCATTCTAGACAGCGGCACATCCCCATCCGTACGTGGCGTCTCCCGCGAGGGGGCGTCGGATGAGGGGACGGGAGGAATCGTTCGATGGCCGAACGTGAAAGGAAGAAGGAGTGGCGGGGACGGCGGCCGCGCCGCAAGGTGTGCTCGTTCTGCTCGGAGAAAGCACAGTTCGTAGACTACAAGGACGTCAACCGCATCCGCAGGTTCGTCTCCGAGCGCGGCAAGATCCTGCCGCGGCGCGTCACCGGGACCTGCGCCCGCCACCAGCGTCTGCTGGCGACCGCAGTTAAGCGGGCCCGCGAACTGGCCCTGCTCCCGTACACGGCGGAATAGCACCGCGGCCGGTGCGGGCAGTCCACCGGCTGCAGCAAGCGGCAGAACCATGTCCCACCACTCGGACGCGGCACGCCTCAGGGAACGCACGGCGGGGATGACCGAAGG encodes:
- a CDS encoding RDD family protein; the protein is MEASSQIPGVPVGAEYAGFWRRLAALLIDGVVVGLAGGVVLRSLGLQTDDPLGAGNLAAIVIGWLYFALLESSPAQATVGKMVLGIVVTDLAHNRISFARATGRHFGKILSAVILFIGFLMAAFTERKQALHDIVAGCLVMRRA
- a CDS encoding DUF951 domain-containing protein, which codes for MTSQIVKLYVGDVVRTRKPHPCGGDVWVVERLGADVGIRCRTCGRFALMERVKFERRIRQFLQRGPDRPEPQMPDPGDRAPTSESPKPQPRARSGTLEPSPADRRPRRRIVKRAKGTR
- the ychF gene encoding redox-regulated ATPase YchF, coding for MALSVGIVGLPNAGKSTLFRVLTQAAAAVAPYPFTTVDPNIGVVPVPDERLAVIARLVGAERIVPATVRVVDIAGLVRDAHTGQGLGNRFLAHIRDVAAILHVVRAFEDPEVTHVEGGVDPLRDIDIVETELLAADLETIQQRAERIAARARIKDADATAEWEALRVAADHVGRGEPARTLPGDLRARLRDLRLLTEKPVAFVVNTQEGADGGHVEAVAAHARRTGSAVIPASLRVEAELLELPEEEARAYRLAAGLGEDVVQRVARAAYELLDLVTFFSTESREVRAWPLPRGTRAQRAAGEIHSDMERGFVRAEVVAFDDLRYAGSLAAAREQGKVRLEGRDYPIRDGDIVTFRFTR
- the rpsF gene encoding 30S ribosomal protein S6, whose amino-acid sequence is MRKPYEIVFILRPDLDDAQVQAATERVAARIAERGGEVQSIEPWGKRRLAYAIAKHREGYYVFIRFSLEPQNVQDLKQAVSMSEEVIRFLLAEAVPVRVPPAAAAVPAPEPVASAEDAPQPVHSGGGEG
- the ssb gene encoding single-stranded DNA-binding protein, whose protein sequence is MLNKVILIGRLTRDPELRYLPSGQPVATFTLAVDRPFVNQQGERKADFIPIVAWRKLAEQTSQHLSKGRLVAVDGRLQIRDYETQDGQKRRQAEVVAENIRFLDRRADASTEVAAADFEPSAEPEEEDVPF
- the rpsR gene encoding 30S ribosomal protein S18, whose protein sequence is MAERERKKEWRGRRPRRKVCSFCSEKAQFVDYKDVNRIRRFVSERGKILPRRVTGTCARHQRLLATAVKRARELALLPYTAE